The Dermacentor silvarum isolate Dsil-2018 chromosome 3, BIME_Dsil_1.4, whole genome shotgun sequence region ATGGACTTCTTGCACAAAGAAGGCATCAACACTTTAAAAAATACTGCAATGACTGCCATATTACAACGACGTCACTGGTGGCAAGGTTCGTTTAATAAACCAGTCAATCAACAGCTCAATCGATCGATAGATTGAGCTATTGAGTATTCCACGGGCTCAATTATACTTTGCGCCGCGTCAAGTCGGATTACAGTATACATatacactcatcatcatcattattagcCTAGCACACATACACTATAGTAATTGATAAATGTTAGTGATACTGTGTCGTGCATGTCCTGTTTGTGCTAGATAGCTAATAATACGGTCATTAGCTGTTCAGCTTGCTTGCGTTCAATTTAAAGCACCTCCAGGGGCCCTTTAAGGAACatatatgatgatgataacaatAAAGTAAAATCACAATCAATTTGAAACACTGTCACACGTTCCCAAGAAAAATTTGGGGCACCTTTTAAAATACTGCTTCATGTGCTTACCGCTTTCAATTCAAGCGAGAAAAAGAAATGAGGTCTTTTGATCCTGCGTTCTTAGTGCATTGCGACACAGTCCAgtctttcagtggtttttggcAGAGCTTCAGGGCTTGGGCGTTGACGTTGTTACTGCATCGGATTCTTTGCTCAGGACATGAATCGTCTGCCAATGCTCTTGGATTATGTCTGAGGCCTTCTCTGCGATCATGATGGCTGGTGCATTGGTATTTCCGGACACGATGGTGGGCATGATCGAAGCATCCACAACGCGCAGATGATCTATTCCTTTCACCCTGAGCTCTGAGTCCACGACAGTGCGCGAGTCATTGATGCGCCCCATGCGGCAGGTGCCGACCGGATGGTACAAGGTGCTGGTGTACGAGCGAGCCACGCAGGCCAGGTACTCCTCGCCGAGGAACGGGTACAGCTCGCAGCCAGGCAGCGGCTTCTCCCACACACGTGTGCCCAGCTTCTGCAGAGCAGGCATTCCCGCCAGCCGGAGACACAACTTCATGGCGTCAACCATAGTGTTGATGTCCCGCGGATGTGTCAGATAGCGAGGGTCGATGTCCGGTGCTTCGTACGGGTCTCGGGAGAGTAGGCGCAGTCGGCCACGTGATTGTGGTCGCAGAATCACAGGGTACAGCGACATGGATTCGCGGCCAAGGTAGGGAAGAAATGTTGATTCCCACGTCTCGTTGCTTAATCCGTGGGCTGAGCGGAAGGTATCGCCATCATCCGACACGGGAGAGCCAGACGCCATGTGGATCTCAATGTCTGGCCACTCCATATTGGCGTAACGTGTGCTCACGAAGCCTAAGCCCTCGACTCCACCAAGCAGCGTCAATGGGCCAGAGCGGGTAGCAAGGTAGTTAATCAACACTCGCACGGTGAAGGTGCGCGACTGAAGCACGGACACCGGCTTATCTAGCAGGAAGTTGAGGCCACCTGGAAAAATGTGGTCTTGCAGGTTGGCACCCACGCCGGGCAGATCCAGCACCAAGGGCACCCCTATTTCGTTGAGGTGTGCGGCTGATCCAATGCCTGAGAGCAGCAACAGCTGAGGGGAGCCGATGGCCCCGGCTGCCAGGATCACCTCCCGTCGGGCCAGAGCCCGATGAGCAACCGAGAAGCGGTCGAAGGTGACACCGTGGGCCATGCCGTCTTTCACGAGAACCTTGGTGACGTGGCAGTAGACTCCGATGTGCAGATTCTGACGGTGAAGGATAGGATCCAGGAAGGCACGGCGTGTGCTGTGACGACGACCCTGAAAGACGGTACCCTGCGGGATCGTGAAGCCTGCGAGTTTGTCTCCATTGATGTCGACACCTGCGGGGTAGCCCATCTGCCGGCCAGCCTCCACAAAGGCTTCAGCCACGGGGGTGTGGTACGGAGCCCGCATCACTGGAAGGGGCCCATCAGTCCCGTGGTGACCGTTAGAGGCGATGTCCGGGTCCAAATTGTGCTCCGAGCGCAAGAAGTATGGCCGCACTTCTTGCCATCCCCACCCATCGCAGCCATGGTGATCGCGCCAGAGGTCGTAGTCACGAGGGCTTCCCCGCACGTAAAGCATATAGTTGAGGACACTCGAGCCACCTAGCACTTTTCCCCGTGGCCACTTGCTGCGCCTTTCGTGCAGGCCGAAGCAAGCGGCCTCCTGTGGCCGCGTGGTGTAATTCCAGTCCAGAGCTGTTCCCTGTACCGTAGCTGCGATCAGGGGGATGTCAGCCAGCTCGCCTTCCCATCCACCAGCCTCCAGCAGGAGAACCTTTGCCTGTGGGTCAGCGCTCAGCCGGTTGGCCAGCACACAACCCGCCGAGCCTGCGCCTACAATGATGTAATCGTACTCCTGGAGAAGGTCGACGGTCTGCATGGTCGTATTGTCGCGTCCCAGTCGGTAGAACATGATCGCTGCAATGGGCAGCAACGTGCTCACACTAGGAAACCAGGATGTGGCCATCTGGTCAATGTGTAGGGGAGGCCGTCCGCCTGGTCACGCAGAAGAGCAGAGCAAAATGCGTGCTGCTTGCGCACGGAAGAGCGGATCAAAATGTGTGCTGCTTGCGCAGCGCCGTCAGCTTGGCCGAACAGATTTTAGCCAATATGCCCATCGTCATTCTGTAAAGATGGCCGAGCCGCTGACAGTGATCCGTTCCATGCTGTTGCTGACAACACCGACCATGGTGACTATACGAATACTGCTTTTTCAATTAGCCTTTTTCATCGGGGGTGGCACCCCCCAAGAATGGTGATGGAAAACACTGTCACGTGGAATCGTAACAATGCTGCGTGAAAgaagcgcttgctatcacgctCGTGACGTTCGTGGAAGCGTGACTGGCTTTGGCAATCAAAATAGTGATAGATGATACATGCAGGTATATGATCGAACGACACAATTTGGCACGCCAGGGAATCACGGCGGTTGAGCTCCACCAAGTCTATTTGCTTTCCGCCAGGCCGTGCGCGTGCACCCCATTTCCCCACGCGATCTTAGCACTCACCTCAAGCAGTCGACATATTTGTGCGAGTGCCCTTTGAACCCACGTATTAGGCCTTCTTCGGCTTTCCTCGAGCAAGTCGTGGCGCATGTTTGAGCGTGTATTCGCGAAGAGCATCGCTGGGGccaaaaatgcttccaacaactTGACTCGGATGAGTTGGTCAATCTTGACGGTGTAGtgaagaagcgcgaaagaggcgAGGGCAACACACTGCAGACAATAAGCCCAAggtcggcgcttttttttttttttttatatcagtAAAAGTAGCTGTCATTGTTAGttgtgtacagtgctcagcaattgaaacgcaaTATTCGGAGCACATGGCTGCTTGGCACCTTTTGTGCCCCAGGTGGGCGCTGGGGACAGTGAgctgttgcatttttgtataaCATGAAAGCGAGACTGTTTGTGATGCAGTGTAACATGCATTTAGCTCATCAGTGGTCTACCAGCGCTCATCGGCAACGCAAAAAGCGCCGGCCGCCTTGCGGTCCGAATATCGCGTTTCCATCGCTGAGCGTTGTACATGCTCATGATGCTTCATTGTTTCCTTGTTGTTTTGGACAGGTCTTTAAATGCCTGGTGCTCTTCGAACGAAAATTTATTTGGCAGTAAGCATATTGTGCTCCTCTTTCACTCTGTTTCACTATGACTATGATCTATGGCGCTGCATCGTCATCATGCTTCCACCATAATGCTTCCAGGAACTCGCACCGCATGCAGTTTGCTGTCCCGAGCCCGATTTTACAGCGATCAACCACACGTGCACGGCACTCCAAACGACAGCGTTTCGAAGCCCGTTCGGGGTTGTTTTCTACAGTATACACTGCACTGCCATCGAGTGTTCGCGCACGATACACGGTCGTGTCGTCTCACGCGCAAGGTAAGCGAGCGATGCAAATCTGATTCCGATGACCGGATGAATTGTTGTCTCCCGCGGGAGTTGAAGACGCGTCGGCGTCGGCGCGGCGTTCATTCATCGGGGCGCTCCATCGGCCACCTCTCTGTCCCTACCCGATAAGAAGCGCGCGAGCGGCGCCCGGGGAGCCGCTATTATTTCTCGGGGTCCTCCTGCCGTTTCGAGAGCGCCACCACCATCGAACGCGCGCGCCAACACCCCGGCTCTCGCCCGGCATGGCATCGGCAACTGCGCGCAGGGTGAAAAAAGTAAAGTACCGAAGTCATGCAgactgacaaaaaagaaaaaaaaaagaacattagaaaggagaaaaaaaaaaaaaacagtgcgtgGTGTTGAGCGCCGCGGTGCAAGCCGCCACCACGCTGTGCGTCCCCGTCTGAGCTAAACTCCCGACGGACGGTGCGCGCCACCAGCTGTGGGCGCAGAGGGGCCGCTGCTCGCCGCTTCCTTCGCGCCGCTCTGTTCACGCCGAATTTGTTCCTCAATGGAGCATCTTTTCGAGAGCGACCCCCTCCTTTCTATCTCCTCACCGCTTTCCCATCGAGTGCTTTGACTGGTGGCCTTGGGACGCCGCCGGCGGACGTGTCTTGGGCGAACGTGTTCCGTGAGGTAACGCTGAAATGACGCAGTTTCGGCCTGTATATACTGGCACACCGACACATCAATGCACGTTGTGAACGTTCCCAACTAATATGACGGCGTCCCTTCCTTAcgtttcgtgtttgtttgtaagttagttagttagttagtttgtttgtttgtttgtttgtttgtttgtttgtttgttgtttgtttgcttgcttttttctttcaatgtttgtttgtttatttttgttttctcttcgAGGACAGGTCTCGAGGCAGCTGCAGGGCTATATGTTGTGCTTAATGCACGAGCGTCATGCTTAATGGTAGACTATGTGCCGATTGTCGACTTCATGTCTTCGCTTCGTCACACTGAGACTTGCTGTTGCCAGTTTACACCAGCACGGACAACGATGTATTGGCGCGTTTCCGTTAGCGTTTATCATGCGCCGGCAAGTTGGGCACCTGCGCGCGTGAAAGAAAATGAGCAAGAGAATGAACCGCCAGAAAGATTAGAGTCAATTAAAGGATGAGTCTGCTGCCATATATACGCTGGTGGTAAAGCAAAGCGGCCGGATAGAGGAGAGCAAGGGAGCCAAATGGGGCACGTGAACTTCTGAGCCAAGTGTTGAGAGGCGATTGACGAGTTACAGCACTAGAGGACCTCAATAAATCGGATTGGGCTGCATACGAGGCTTTGGCGGGCGATGTATTTGGGTACCCCTGTGTTCGACCCACGTTACAAACCTCGTTAATACCTTTGTGAGAACGCATGTCAGGCACTGTTAGCAGGATTGGCCCACCAAGTCACCACCTTTGATCATACACTGGCTCTGTGATCGACCCAGCTTTGATCTCTGCGCTTCAAGAATCGACACAGTATACTCGGCTAGACAACCGTCCCCGCAAAGTGAGATAATAGCTAGAGAAAGCTGTGCTTGAAAAATCTTTATTGTCCAATTAATCATTTTGGGAAAGATCAAGTgaatacccacttactgcagccTAACCGCACCTGCATGAAGCTGAAACCTGAACATTGGTCAGCAATGCGAAGAGTAGAGAATTTATTATAGGAGAGGAGAGGTCGGCCGGGAGCTATTACGCTCTCGCCTGCTACTCTGCATAggggaaggaaagaaaggggagaaAGAATAGTGATGAAAGGCTATGCTGAGGACAGGAAGAAGGTATGCATGCATATTGTCAATAAGGCAATAACCACGTAAAACAATGCGAATATGGGAAACGCAGGGTGGAAGAGGAGCATATGGCAGAAACGAAGAAATTAGCCCGCCAAGAATGACGAGACCGCAGATGAATGGACGTAGTGTGTGTATACCATCACGGTTTGTATGAGGTCATCAGTCTAAGTGAGACTGGTCCGTGAAGCGTAGTCGAGAAATCAACTGGGCCTTGCGTTACTACCTGTAAACCGCGCGCATGGTTGGCTCGTCTAATAGAGCGGCATGCCACGCGGGAAGGCGGCGGTATTATACCTGGTTCGAGCCGGAACTGGCCGGCCGACCGCACTTCAGTGCTTCGCGCTGCAGAAATTCAACcatgaatgtttacaagtttacacggccgataaactTCGTATAGGTgtataataatttgctatcgcaatcgatgcttcgcctttcaggcaaaattACGACTTTTCTGATTGTTTAGATGGATAGCAGTTATTCCTTGCCAGAAGCTTCCTTCCCCCGTTCAGTGTAGTCAcagaataaataaagaaaacaacatatatatatatatatatatatatatatatatatatatatatatacgagcgtATAGATACGTGAGTGGGCGTTGCGGTGACTGGTCCGCCATCTTTTACACTTCGATTTCGAAATCGGCAGCGGCAGTTAATTTAGCGCACTGACACCATCACATACATATATGTGGGGCACGTCGAAGACCAAGGTGACAGAGGTATGAGAGGGAAACAGTAATTTACAAAAAAATGAGGCAAGGTTGGCCCGAAGTGCGCGCCGACCAGCTGCCGTGCTGCGGGGATGGGAAAGGGGGAGGAAAGAAAGGGCAGAGATGAGGAATGACGACGAAGACAAATGGTGGAGGCGTGAATGGACAACTGAACGACGTATACGTGACCCAGCCTCTCTGCTGAAGTCGCGCATTCAATGCAGTGACGCTCATGACGTCAGGCGCAACCGTTACCTATACAGAGCTGTATAAGTGCGTCTGAAGTGGTCAAGGGCAGCAAATGATGCCCTTAAGTACGTGCCGCTTCCTGTTGCTGACTAGCGATTTGCTGCTATTTCGAAATCATAAATATAATATACAAGATCAAGgccgcgtgcgtgcgtggtgtgtgcgtgtgaaggggaggggggggggtcttaTCTTCTCCAGCTTTCTCTATGAAAGTTGCGCAGATATCCTAAAATGCTAATCTCTACATTTAGAATTTCTTCAGCGTTATTAAAGACTTCCTCTTCTGAGTCCCGGGATTCCTTAAAAGTCACTTTGGTTCCTGCAAGAAATTTTGTTCAGCACTTCTAGCTCACTGTCATTCTATGACTACATCTGTGCTTCCTgaagcaaaaagaaattattaatAATGAGTATTAAAAACAGTGCAGATACCACGCACTTTgggatcgatgttatgcgaagcattttgcaggtgtCAGACTGTCCAGCATTGTTCGTGGTTCCCGGAAGCAAAGCGATATCAGGTGAACCAACGTAGTTGTCTAAATTGAGTAGTTGTCTGTGTGGATCACGAGCGCATAGTGTGTTTCACGACAGCAGCACAACGACGACCACGTTGACGAGGATCGCATGCCGGCAACGGCATGGTTTCTATACGCCGGTCATTCGACGCGAGCTCCCGACAAGGCGATTGTTGGCCTTCTACATCTAGTACACTATACTTCTACAAAGGTATAGTCGAtgagcgtaagcgagagaaacatgGATCGTGATGTCAGCAAAGACTACTTGGTATACGATCGTACTACCGATCGCTATGTCACGTGCTGTATGTTCAAGCTGCTATGACATCTGTACTCCGGCGCAGAAATGTTAAAATATGATTAACGTGGGGGATCATGACGTCGGTACAACGTggcgcagtttctacgtagcttAACATGTTTCGAGGAAAGTACTGGGGAAAGTCGGCTGGTCCCGGAGACAGTGCAGTCTAAATGGCGCCTGAAAGCACGAGCTGTCACAAGGGAAGAAGATTTAAAAGTGGCCAGGGGCGCACACGCGGAGTGTTTCAAAAGATGAGTGGCTTTGGAACGAGAATGCGTGTGCgtgatcgacagacatgccgagccacctcgctcgacaaggtctgtctttcgagaataGGCTGCTGAAGAGCGTGTGGTTCGAACCTTTGATCCCGTCGTGAGTGGATTTCGCACCTCGACGCTTGTCGTTGTTTccccgatttttgaactttcattggacttCGCGTCTCTGTGTGGACAGCATAACTAGCCGCACGGCGAACTTATAGCCTTGGACATCACCATTGGACTGCGCAGCTTGCGTGCGTAAGTTTTTCGTGTGTGTGTCTAAATGCCATGTAAATAGTTTTCGCATGACGTTACTCATAATTCCacccaataaagaaaaaaaaaaaaaaaaacgtgcgatcgcagcctaatggttagagcactcggctgctgtgctcgacgggAGAG contains the following coding sequences:
- the LOC119444203 gene encoding glucose dehydrogenase [FAD, quinone]: MATSWFPSVSTLLPIAAIMFYRLGRDNTTMQTVDLLQEYDYIIVGAGSAGCVLANRLSADPQAKVLLLEAGGWEGELADIPLIAATVQGTALDWNYTTRPQEAACFGLHERRSKWPRGKVLGGSSVLNYMLYVRGSPRDYDLWRDHHGCDGWGWQEVRPYFLRSEHNLDPDIASNGHHGTDGPLPVMRAPYHTPVAEAFVEAGRQMGYPAGVDINGDKLAGFTIPQGTVFQGRRHSTRRAFLDPILHRQNLHIGVYCHVTKVLVKDGMAHGVTFDRFSVAHRALARREVILAAGAIGSPQLLLLSGIGSAAHLNEIGVPLVLDLPGVGANLQDHIFPGGLNFLLDKPVSVLQSRTFTVRVLINYLATRSGPLTLLGGVEGLGFVSTRYANMEWPDIEIHMASGSPVSDDGDTFRSAHGLSNETWESTFLPYLGRESMSLYPVILRPQSRGRLRLLSRDPYEAPDIDPRYLTHPRDINTMVDAMKLCLRLAGMPALQKLGTRVWEKPLPGCELYPFLGEEYLACVARSYTSTLYHPVGTCRMGRINDSRTVVDSELRVKGIDHLRVVDASIMPTIVSGNTNAPAIMIAEKASDIIQEHWQTIHVLSKESDAVTTSTPKP